From the genome of Nitrospirota bacterium:
TTGCACGTGAACTTGGGCGGGCACTCGCGCAAGCTGGCTATGCTGTCATGACAGGAGGTGGACCGGGTATCATGGAGGCAGCAAACCGTGGTGCAAAAGAGGGCGGAGGACTGAGTCTCGGTTGTAATATAAAACTTCCTTTTGAGCAAAAACCGAATCCATACCTTGACAAATTCATCGAATTTGAGCACTTTTTTGTTCGTAAGGTAATGTTAGTAAAGTATTCATCAGCGTTTGTTGTTATGCCAGGTGGTTTTGGTACACTTGATGAGGCATTTGAAGTCATAACACTTGCACAGACTGGAAAACTTGAACGCTTTCCGGTTGTAGGGATGGTCAGAGAGTTCTGGGGTCATCTTCGTAACTTCATGCACGACACAATGCTGGCAGAAGGCACAATCAGTATTGAAGATTTAGATCTGATTCATGGAGCAAATACGGTTGAGGAAGCCATCCGCATTATCAGTGGTCTATCAAGGGGTCACTTTTAATCAATAAAGTGAAACTAAAAATGTTTCTCGAAGACCTTTCTGAAATGGAACCCATAAATCGAAAAAGTTATTGCCATCGGGAAAAGTCTCGGACGTTTGAACATGGTCCAGAAAAAAAGCTTCCAATACTGAAACCGCTCTTTCCCTATGATACCAAGAATGAACATTGATTTAAGTAAGGCATAAAAATAGTTGAGTTTTAAATTTAGCATCCTTTTCTTGGGAGGCATATACTCTTTTAAAAAATTTTTTACCCTTTTATAATAATGTCTTGGAGAATATATCGTCCTGAGGATTTTTTTGTATCCGTCAATTAGAATATCGTAGTTCATTTTGGGAATAAAGTTGATCGAAAAATCTGTATTGTCACCCGAAGTGTCTTTAAGAAGCCTTTTTTCTTTCTCAAGCCTTTGGTAAAGTCGGGTGCGGGGGAGTGCGTTTAACAGACCCACCATTGCAGTGACAATCCCGCTATTCTGGATGAACTTTATCTGTGTGTCAAAAATGGTAAGGGGGTCGTTATCAAACCCGACAATAAACCCTGCCTGAACCTGAAGCCCTGCCTTGTGAATATTTTTAACACTTTCAAGAAGGTCGCGGTTCTTGTTCTGAAATTTGCTGCATTCTGTCAGACTTTGCTCATTGGGGGTCTCGATACCAACAAAAACAGTATCAAATCCTGCCTGGACCATTAAATTCATTAATTCTTCATTATCTGAGAGCTCTATTGATGCCTGTGTTACAAAGGAAAATGGATACCTTCTGTCCTTCATCCATTCAGCAATTGCAGGCAATATCTCATCTTTGAGCTTTCTTTTATTCCCTATAAAATTGTCGTCCACAAAAAAGACTCCGCCTCTGAAGCCGCATGAGTAAATGCTCTCAAGTTCCCTGATAATCTGATCTTTATCTTTTGTCCGCGGGATACGCCCACAGAGCAGTGTAATGTCGCAGAATTCGCAGTTAAAGGGACAACCTCGGGAATACTGGATGTTTATTGTTGCATAGCGATTTATATTTATAAGGCTCCAGAGAGGAATAGGCGTCTTTCTTATATCTGCCCACTGATCAGATGTATAGATGTGTTTGGGGCAACCATTCTTTAAATCCTCAAGGAACAGAGGTAAAGTTATTTCTGCCTCACCTAATACAAGATAATCGATCTCTTTAAACTCTTCATATCCAGTCGTGAAGAGTGGCCCACCAGCTACAATCTTAACTCCAATGGATTTGCATCTCGTAATGATTTTTTCTACTGATTCTCGCTGAATAGCCATAGCGCTTATAAAAACAAGATCTGCCCACATTAGATCTTTATCATCCAGATTGCTGACATTCATATCAATTAGCTTTTTCTCATATTCTTCTGGAAGCATTGCTGCAACAGTCAGAAGACCCAATGGCGGACTGCTTGCCTTTTTAAGAATAAATTTTAATGCATGTCTGAAACTCCAGAAGCTGTCGGGAAAATAAGGATAAACAAGAAGTATCTTCACTTAGCAGTTCCTATATATTTTTGAAATTACTTTCTGGAATAAATAAAATTTCCATATCTTAACTTTAGCAGTTCATAAAAGTATACCTTATTTAATTGAAATAAACAAGTATTATTATTTTCATATAGATTTTACTTGTAAAATAATCTCCAGATATATCAGATGTCATATGAGCATTGACCATCTATCAGTTTTTTTATATATTTAAAGCAGAAACTATTGTTTCGAAATATAAAAGATAATATAAATAGGGTTTAAATATTTATTTTAGGAGGGAAAATGCAGGATATAGTATCAAAAGGTATATCTCATGGAGTTTATATTGTTACAGTCAGGACAAAAGAGAAAATAAATGGTATGACTGCTGCCTGGGTTTCTCAGGTTTCTTTCCAACCATTGTTGCTAATGGTTTCAATCGCGCCTGCAAGATATACTCATAATCTCATAAAAGAATCTGGTTACTTTGCGATTAATGCTCTTGACGAAAGTATGCAGAACTACGCAGCATCATTCGGTTTCAAAACTGGGAGGAAGGTAGATAAATTTCAGGGGGTCTTTTATTTCGATGCTCAAAACGGTTCACCTGTCCTTACTGATGCTCTTGCTTACTTTGAATGCAGGGTAAAAGATATCTTCTCTGCGGGGGACCATACTCTTTTTATCGGTGAGGTAGTGGAAGCAAAACTCCTTAAAGAAAATACCAAGCCACTGATATTTCATTGGAATGATTATTTTTAGGGGGTTTTTATTTAAATTAGTTCATATTTCAATTTCTTTATTCCAAAATCAATGGCATCTGAATAATTATGCATATATATGTCGAATCTATCGCATCCATGTCTCACGTTCATTCTGTCCTGAATCTCAAAGATTTTATCATTAACCTTTATTTTTGTTCCGAATGGAAGGCAATTATTTGCAACCATCCCTTCACTAATTTTTTTATTACTTGCAGTAATCGTTGGTGAACTGTCCGTTTGAGAAACAGTTGCAGTATATGCGGTGAAAATACCGATTTTTTTCTGTAAATCATTATTGTTTTCTAAAACAAAGGTAAAAATAAAGAACAGCATTCCTATGACAAGGAATTTGCAGACAAAAAATAATCCAATTTTTCTGTTAATCTTCACCTTCTATTTTCCTTGATTTATAATGAGGGATTGATTATTTAATTATATATTTTAATAAATAGGCTTGAGTATTTGTCAAGAGAACCAAGAATCTTAACTTTCAGAATTTCTTCATGACTATTTCTCATCCCTGTTTTCATCTTCATCTTTAGGAGAATAAGTTCTGTAGGAATATTCCCTCATCATTTGTCTGATCCGTTTTCTGTTAAGCGATAGTTCACGATTGGCAAGCAATCCTATAATTATTATGATAATAAAAAAAATGATGAGATATTTCATAATCTCTTATCCCCAACTCGTTAGATATCTCTGAGAATTTTATCATCTTTACGTTCGTATTTCTTTGTGGTATTCTTTTTTATATTTTAAACATAACTTATTCCCGAATACAGTGATAAAAAGTTGTCATTCCGAGTAAAGTGAGAAATCTTGTCGTTCGAGAAAAGATTGCCACGCACCTTTCAGGCGTTTGCAATGACAAACATGGCAAGAAATTTTACAGCTTATCACTGAATTTGGGTTATTATTAATATATGCATTATGGCTTTTACAGGTGACTTAGAACATCTACATATAGTTGATATTATTCAGTTAATTCATACAACGAGAAAGTCCGGCACTTTTTCTGTAAAAGGAAGTCGCGGTGAGAGTCGAATTATTTTCTATAATGGTTATATTGTAGGTGCAAATCATCTCAATATTCGGATTGGAACAGTTCTGGTAAAAATGAATGCTATCTCACCAAAGGATCTTGAACAAGCACTCGAAGCTCAGAAAAAAGTAGGAATTAATCGAAAACCCTTGATTGCTACTCTAATAGAAATGGGCAAATTGAGTCATGAAGAAGCATCCAAAGGCTTGAAGAAGCTGATAGAAATGACGATTGTTGAATTGATGGGATGGAAGGAAGGAGTCTTTACCTTTGATACTGAAGTAATTGCCGTATCTCCTGAATGTAAATATAGCCCTGCTGATATGGAACAGGAAGTTACCCTCGATGCTCAGATGGTTTTGATGGATGCACTCCGAATTTTTGACGAACGTGAACGAGACCGCATAGCAGGAAAGAATGTCCAGCCATTTGAAGATTTTTTCAAAGATGTCATCCCATCAAAAGATAAGATTGAAGATAAACAGAATGATAAAGTTATTACTCCAGAAGATCTTGGACTATCAGAAATTGATCGTCTTAAAAAGAAATTGCCAAGGCCTTTTTCTGTAAAAGAAATTTTTGATCCTGTAGAAATTCATCGTCAAAATATAAGAGAAAATTTAGAAAATTTTTCTGATGTAGATCAGGGAACTCTTGTATCTTTTTTAAATAGATTCACAAAGAGTAGCGGTATCCTCAGAGCTTCTTCACAAATAAAAGGCGAGGTTAAGGCGCTTGTATTTTTCAGCAGTGATAAGCTTATAAAACATTCTTTGATGACTATCTGTAAAAATGATGGTTACCTTGTATTTGCAACAGAAGAAAAAAGAGAACTTGATAATATTATCAACCAGTGTATATCAAAGAAAATACAACTAATCCTGGTCTTAGATTACCCTGTGAAATTAGCATCGTCACTTTTCAAAGAAAATATACTCAGCATACGAAATCATATAAAAGAGAGATATCCACAAATTATCACTATTCAACTTATATCTCTCTTTGATTACAATTTCATAATTCAGTCCTTTAATGATAATGTGAAAATTGTTTTTCCCAGGCCTTTAAAAGAGTTTCAAAAAGAAACTTTCATCGAAGATACAATAAAATTTCTGGAAACCTTTAGATCTTATATAAATAGTTTATTCGAAGAAAAAAAATACTCTTTATCAACTGATATTGCTCTCAGCAAAATCAAAGAGCAAATTACGATTTTTCAGAAAATAAATGAACCACCTGAGCTATCTCTTGCTATTCTTCAGTCTGTCTCTGAAATATTCGAAAGATCTATAACATTCGTAGTCCGTCAAGGAGAGCTGATAGGTGAAAAAGCTTGTGGAATTAATAATGATAAAAAAGAGGCTACAATTTCAGTAAGTAATCTCAGAATACCATTAACAGAATCTTCTATTTTCCGTAATGTAGTTGAAAATGGACAGATTTTTTATGGTGAGATTAATGACGAAATTTTAGAAGACTATCTTTTTAAAAAAATTGGGGCACCACTGAAAACTACCATACTCCTGTTGCCTGTAAAGAGCCTCAGAAAAACCATGATACTAACATATGGGGATTTTGGTATTAGCGATGTTCACCCGGTGCAGATTGATATTCTTGAAATACTTGCAAACCATGCTGGTTTAGTTCTTGAAAATATTATATTCAGAAAACATTTTAAAAAGACCGCTTCTAAATAAGAGGATTTACTTAAATTTAAAAACTACTCAAAAAGGAACCGATTATGGACATTGCAAAATTTAAACAGATACTTGAAATTGCCTTTGAAAAGAGGGTTTCTGACATTCACTTTGAAGTGGATAATCCCCCTCTATTCAGAGTCCGTGGGCACTTGATTCACTCAAAATTGAAAAGTCTGACAAAAAAAGATACAGAGTTTATCGCTGAAACCATCATGGAACAGAGCAATCGAAAACTACCAGAAGACTTTAAAGAATTTGACACTTCTTATACATTATTAAATGTAGGCCGTTTTCGTGCAAGTATCTTTCGTCAGCGTGGCAATATTGGAATTGTGATGCGTGTGATACCTCACCATATTGGCACTTTTGAGGAATTAAATCTTCCACCAGTACTTGGAAAAATTGTTCAGGCTCCTAACGGCCTGATTCTTGTAACCGGACCAACTGGAAATGGTAAATCTACGACCTTAGCATCGATGATTCGCTTCATAAATGAGAATTTCAATTATAATGTAATAACAATTGAGGACCCTATAGAGTTCCTATTTTCTTCTGAAAAAAGCTGTATCATTCAAAGAGAGGTTGGTATTGATACCGAAAGTTTCAGTGGTGCATTGAAAGCTGCCATGCGAATGGATCCTGATGTAATCATGGTAGGAGAAATGCGTGATCTGGAAACAATAGATGCATGTATCAAGGCTGCTGAAACAGGACATCTGGTTTTATCAACCCTGCATACACATAATGCTGCTTCAACTATTAACAGGATTGTGAGCTATTTTCCACCACAGGCTCAGGAAATCATAAGACACAGACTCGCAGAGATACTTGTTGCAACTGTTTCTCTGCGACTTATCGTAGATAAGAGCGGTGAATACATCATACCTGCTTTAGAGGTAATGTTCTCAACCTCATCTATTAAGGCGTGTATTCGTGACGGGCATCTGGATGAAATCGAACAATATATTGAGAAAGGGCACGATGAATATGGCATGCAGACTTTTGACCAGCATTTGATTCAACTTTGCAAACAGGATATTATAACGATTGATGAAGCAAAGCGGATTTCCCGCTCGACTGATCTGGAACGAAAGTTCATATATTATTAGCTAATTAAAATCGCCTGCTTTTGATAAGGTATGAGTAATATAGCGCTGCTTTGGTCGGTTTCCTTTCGAGGGTTTCGAAATCGACCCTGTAAAGGCCGAATCTTGAGTCGAGTCCATGGAGCCATTCATAGTTGTCGATAAGCGACCAGTAGAAATATCCCCTGATATCCATGCCATTCCTGATGCACCGTTGAAGAATATCGATATGGGACTTCATGAATTTAATCTTCTTCTCGTCCTGGTGAGTTGCAATCCCATTTTCGGTAATTATTAGAGGAACCTTGAGTCTCGATGCATATCTCAGAACCTTTTCAAGCCCGCGTGGATGGATTTCCCATCCCATATCTGTCAAACCGTAACCGTCTATATCCCTGTGCCGTAGCTCAATCCCCATTCTTTGAAATGGATTGAACCTTACATGAACCCTTGTATAATAATTCACACCAAAAAAATCGAGTTTATCCTGTAATGGGACCTCTATTTCGACCTCATTTTTCAAAGGGAATTTCACCCTTAATTTATTTGTCAGAAAAGCATCAATCAGAGAATGGTTATAAAAATATTTCGAAATCTTCGATAGTAGCCTGTCGAAAGGGTTCCAGAATCTCCACGGTGCAAGGGCTGCCATGTTATGCGCAATACTCACCTCTGCCCCTGGCACTTTTGCATGAATTATATCATACGACAGGCTGTGACATATGAGGATATTCTTGAGCGCTTTGAGTGCCATGGACGGGTCTTTCAGCCCCGGAGGCATACACCCTTCGAGATATCCTCCCAGCAAAAGCACATAAGGCTCATTGAAAGTTATCCAGTATCTGGCACCTTTTATTGCTGATAGAAGTTTTTTGACATATCCAGTAAATTTTTCTACTGATTTGTCTTTATGCCACGGATATTTTTTTATAAACCATAAAGGATGTGTGAAATGATGTAGGGTGATAACAGGTTCGATATTATTTTTATTTAGAATGTCTATGATATCCTGATAATGTGCAATCGTTTCGCAATCCCATACATTTTCTCGCGGCTGGATTCTACTCCATTCGAGTGAGAACCTGTACGCATTGACCCCGAGTTCTTTGAGTAATAGTAAATCTTTTTTATAGAGGTTGTAGTGGTCTGTTACACAAGGTTTTGCACTGAGTATTGAATCCCATGATGCCCAGTCTGCATTTATAGACCCTTCAAGCTGAAAGGCTGATGTAGCAACACCCCAGAGAAAGCTCTTATCAGTCATTTTTTATTTAAACACACCCACTAAAAAAATGCCCCCCTTATGAGGGGGGCAAAGGGGGGTTGCAGAGCTCTTCTTCAATCTTCAATCCATGATTCCTCAGATATTACTAACAAATACGCTAAAAGATACAGTTATTCCCTCTTTATACCGGTGATAAATCTTATCTCCCTGTGTATATTTAATGTCCTGATCAAGGAGATTCTTAACAGTCATTTTTATTCCCCACTTACCAAAACTCTTTATGGCTAACAAGTCAAGCCAGTGGGTAGAATCTTCTATAACGTCTGGTAGTCCGAATGCCCCAACATCACTGATTCTTTCACCTACATAGTTGTAAAGCAGACGGGTTGTAAGATTCCATGATTTATGATTGTGTTCCAATATCAGATTTGCAATGTGATCAGATTGCCCCTGTAGAGGCCTGTCCTTTGATGTCATAATCTCAGTTCCTTCACTGCTTAATTCTATTTGTGAATGTACATAAGAGTAGTTGGCAAAAAAGTTGAATGGTTCAAGCCAGGAGTGAATAAACCCCAGTTTTTTTCTTAACTCAAATTCAAAGCCGTAGTTCCTCGCTGCCTCAGCATTCTGGAAGGTACTCCTTATCTGAATTGTGGGTTGCACTACTTTTTCGATCGGGTCATCAAAGTCTTTATAAAATAGGCTGACAGCAAGCAGTTCATCTGAACTTAGGAACCATTCCCATCGCAAGTCGTAGTTCCTTATTAATGCACGTTTTAACTCAGGGTTCCCGACGGTTGCATATGCACCATGGACATCCGTAAATTCAAAGGGCGCAATTTCCCTGAATTCAGGACGGTTAACAGTCTGTGAGAAACCGAGGCGTAAATTCATGTCCTTCTTCAAGCTGTAAATAAAATTTGCTGAGGGGAAATAATCAGTGTCTTCAAGATTGGTTAAGACATTTTCTCCTGAAGGATTAAAAGGATCGAAACTTTCCATCTCCTGGTCTGAATATTCAACCCTTACTCCTCCCACAAATCTCAAGTTCTTTATGAATGTAGTGTCAGCCATTAGATAACCACCTGCGATTATGTGATTTGCATCATAATGGTCAGTAGGCCGTGTTTCTTCCTGAAGTTCAAAACCATTAACCG
Proteins encoded in this window:
- a CDS encoding TIGR00730 family Rossman fold protein, whose product is MNTKRLSEMVQSSSLLSQVVGAEKLFLSGRRKRGEDLESAVRFFLEFLHGFESFDFESPCVTVFGSARFQERHRYYELARELGRALAQAGYAVMTGGGPGIMEAANRGAKEGGGLSLGCNIKLPFEQKPNPYLDKFIEFEHFFVRKVMLVKYSSAFVVMPGGFGTLDEAFEVITLAQTGKLERFPVVGMVREFWGHLRNFMHDTMLAEGTISIEDLDLIHGANTVEEAIRIISGLSRGHF
- a CDS encoding DUF4070 domain-containing protein: MKILLVYPYFPDSFWSFRHALKFILKKASSPPLGLLTVAAMLPEEYEKKLIDMNVSNLDDKDLMWADLVFISAMAIQRESVEKIITRCKSIGVKIVAGGPLFTTGYEEFKEIDYLVLGEAEITLPLFLEDLKNGCPKHIYTSDQWADIRKTPIPLWSLININRYATINIQYSRGCPFNCEFCDITLLCGRIPRTKDKDQIIRELESIYSCGFRGGVFFVDDNFIGNKRKLKDEILPAIAEWMKDRRYPFSFVTQASIELSDNEELMNLMVQAGFDTVFVGIETPNEQSLTECSKFQNKNRDLLESVKNIHKAGLQVQAGFIVGFDNDPLTIFDTQIKFIQNSGIVTAMVGLLNALPRTRLYQRLEKEKRLLKDTSGDNTDFSINFIPKMNYDILIDGYKKILRTIYSPRHYYKRVKNFLKEYMPPKKRMLNLKLNYFYALLKSMFILGIIGKERFQYWKLFFWTMFKRPRLFPMAITFSIYGFHFRKVFEKHF
- a CDS encoding flavin reductase family protein, translating into MQDIVSKGISHGVYIVTVRTKEKINGMTAAWVSQVSFQPLLLMVSIAPARYTHNLIKESGYFAINALDESMQNYAASFGFKTGRKVDKFQGVFYFDAQNGSPVLTDALAYFECRVKDIFSAGDHTLFIGEVVEAKLLKENTKPLIFHWNDYF
- a CDS encoding 3D domain-containing protein, which translates into the protein MKINRKIGLFFVCKFLVIGMLFFIFTFVLENNNDLQKKIGIFTAYTATVSQTDSSPTITASNKKISEGMVANNCLPFGTKIKVNDKIFEIQDRMNVRHGCDRFDIYMHNYSDAIDFGIKKLKYELI
- a CDS encoding DUF4388 domain-containing protein, with product MAFTGDLEHLHIVDIIQLIHTTRKSGTFSVKGSRGESRIIFYNGYIVGANHLNIRIGTVLVKMNAISPKDLEQALEAQKKVGINRKPLIATLIEMGKLSHEEASKGLKKLIEMTIVELMGWKEGVFTFDTEVIAVSPECKYSPADMEQEVTLDAQMVLMDALRIFDERERDRIAGKNVQPFEDFFKDVIPSKDKIEDKQNDKVITPEDLGLSEIDRLKKKLPRPFSVKEIFDPVEIHRQNIRENLENFSDVDQGTLVSFLNRFTKSSGILRASSQIKGEVKALVFFSSDKLIKHSLMTICKNDGYLVFATEEKRELDNIINQCISKKIQLILVLDYPVKLASSLFKENILSIRNHIKERYPQIITIQLISLFDYNFIIQSFNDNVKIVFPRPLKEFQKETFIEDTIKFLETFRSYINSLFEEKKYSLSTDIALSKIKEQITIFQKINEPPELSLAILQSVSEIFERSITFVVRQGELIGEKACGINNDKKEATISVSNLRIPLTESSIFRNVVENGQIFYGEINDEILEDYLFKKIGAPLKTTILLLPVKSLRKTMILTYGDFGISDVHPVQIDILEILANHAGLVLENIIFRKHFKKTASK
- a CDS encoding PilT/PilU family type 4a pilus ATPase yields the protein MDIAKFKQILEIAFEKRVSDIHFEVDNPPLFRVRGHLIHSKLKSLTKKDTEFIAETIMEQSNRKLPEDFKEFDTSYTLLNVGRFRASIFRQRGNIGIVMRVIPHHIGTFEELNLPPVLGKIVQAPNGLILVTGPTGNGKSTTLASMIRFINENFNYNVITIEDPIEFLFSSEKSCIIQREVGIDTESFSGALKAAMRMDPDVIMVGEMRDLETIDACIKAAETGHLVLSTLHTHNAASTINRIVSYFPPQAQEIIRHRLAEILVATVSLRLIVDKSGEYIIPALEVMFSTSSIKACIRDGHLDEIEQYIEKGHDEYGMQTFDQHLIQLCKQDIITIDEAKRISRSTDLERKFIYY
- a CDS encoding family 1 glycosylhydrolase; amino-acid sequence: MTDKSFLWGVATSAFQLEGSINADWASWDSILSAKPCVTDHYNLYKKDLLLLKELGVNAYRFSLEWSRIQPRENVWDCETIAHYQDIIDILNKNNIEPVITLHHFTHPLWFIKKYPWHKDKSVEKFTGYVKKLLSAIKGARYWITFNEPYVLLLGGYLEGCMPPGLKDPSMALKALKNILICHSLSYDIIHAKVPGAEVSIAHNMAALAPWRFWNPFDRLLSKISKYFYNHSLIDAFLTNKLRVKFPLKNEVEIEVPLQDKLDFFGVNYYTRVHVRFNPFQRMGIELRHRDIDGYGLTDMGWEIHPRGLEKVLRYASRLKVPLIITENGIATHQDEKKIKFMKSHIDILQRCIRNGMDIRGYFYWSLIDNYEWLHGLDSRFGLYRVDFETLERKPTKAALYYSYLIKSRRF